One segment of Nostoc flagelliforme CCNUN1 DNA contains the following:
- a CDS encoding DUF5331 domain-containing protein, with product MNIQELRQSLKQKWLSYYKQNINWLVKMRIWGTYNGLRRPLSGFILATLSVLEPQFDEILAFMLDLNNDPDKIVAALGLNFNPDEELRLIKLDHSIAITQVESEPPDEKHSKDKYLSSVVTASKIASHSLANTLDSNLSRADELVPSITATTEVVRTRKPELVVAATKIAPDTLAKTPSSGLLREHQPVRWHSGQLPSRGSATMTSEVNSKAKTMPSVALATEVKSNAPPVRIPVSASLAITTEINSNGKAVRSPKGRLPSGASRAITTEVKSNGKQPNIQPENVKSKVNLETTNARSIASWVDEFCYGARNKEEDILT from the coding sequence ATGAATATCCAAGAGCTGCGTCAATCCTTAAAACAAAAATGGCTGAGTTACTATAAGCAAAATATTAACTGGCTGGTCAAAATGCGAATTTGGGGCACTTATAATGGTCTGCGCCGTCCTTTGTCCGGTTTTATTTTGGCAACACTGTCTGTTTTAGAACCCCAGTTTGATGAAATACTTGCTTTTATGCTGGATCTGAATAACGATCCAGATAAAATAGTCGCGGCTTTAGGTCTTAACTTCAATCCTGATGAAGAGTTACGTTTAATAAAATTAGACCATTCTATAGCTATAACCCAAGTTGAAAGCGAGCCGCCAGATGAGAAGCATTCTAAGGATAAATATCTGTCATCGGTTGTAACTGCCAGCAAGATTGCCTCTCATTCTCTTGCCAATACTCTAGATTCCAACTTATCACGCGCCGATGAACTTGTGCCATCGATTACAGCTACCACTGAGGTCGTTCGCACACGCAAACCGGAGTTGGTAGTAGCTGCAACTAAAATTGCTCCAGATACTCTGGCAAAAACGCCATCCTCTGGTTTGCTAAGGGAACATCAACCAGTACGCTGGCACTCTGGTCAGTTACCTTCACGAGGATCGGCGACAATGACTAGTGAGGTTAACAGCAAAGCCAAAACTATGCCATCTGTGGCATTAGCTACCGAGGTTAAGAGCAACGCACCACCTGTCCGAATCCCTGTGAGCGCATCATTGGCAATTACCACTGAGATTAATAGTAATGGTAAAGCAGTGCGATCGCCCAAGGGGCGGCTCCCTTCAGGAGCATCGCGAGCAATTACTACTGAGGTTAAAAGCAACGGCAAGCAGCCGAATATTCAACCAGAAAATGTTAAGAGCAAAGTGAATCTAGAAACCACTAATGCCCGTAGTATAGCTTCTTGGGTAGATGAATTTTGTTACGGCGCTAGGAATAAAGAAGAAGATATTTTGACTTGA
- a CDS encoding (2Fe-2S) ferredoxin domain-containing protein has protein sequence MSNITQPSNFPTIDQPSSPKCVRVCQNRTCKKQGAVKVLAAFAALPIPDVTITASSCLGQCGNGPMVLILPDMVWYSGVQPDEVSLLIENHLLGGQRVQQMLYYRFHPQK, from the coding sequence ATGTCAAATATAACTCAACCATCAAACTTCCCCACAATAGACCAACCCTCTTCTCCTAAGTGTGTGCGGGTTTGTCAAAATCGCACTTGCAAAAAGCAAGGTGCAGTTAAGGTTTTAGCAGCTTTTGCAGCTTTGCCAATCCCCGATGTAACGATAACAGCTAGCAGCTGTTTGGGACAATGCGGCAATGGGCCGATGGTGCTGATATTACCCGATATGGTCTGGTATAGCGGCGTTCAACCCGATGAAGTATCTCTACTGATAGAAAATCATTTGCTAGGTGGTCAAAGAGTCCAACAGATGCTCTATTATCGGTTTCATCCCCAGAAATAA
- a CDS encoding DUF3040 domain-containing protein, giving the protein MTSESNREKELEHRERILREREVELRLREMESNIHATDAAFHQTVKHQPENSQKPWMNKVILGGKLFVLGVVALVAVRIASVLAGFIIVGALGWMSYKLFLESKKTNL; this is encoded by the coding sequence ATGACATCTGAAAGCAATCGCGAAAAAGAACTTGAACACCGAGAACGTATATTACGAGAACGAGAAGTTGAATTGCGACTCCGGGAAATGGAAAGTAATATCCATGCTACCGATGCGGCTTTTCATCAAACTGTGAAGCATCAGCCAGAAAATTCCCAAAAACCTTGGATGAACAAAGTGATTCTGGGTGGGAAGCTGTTTGTTCTTGGTGTGGTAGCACTAGTTGCAGTGAGAATAGCCTCAGTGTTGGCTGGATTTATTATTGTTGGTGCGCTGGGGTGGATGTCTTACAAATTATTTTTGGAATCTAAAAAAACCAATCTTTAA
- a CDS encoding cysteine synthase A — translation MDIKNGFVGAVGNTPLIRLNSFSEETGCEILAKAEFLNPGGSVKDRAALYIIEDAEEKGLLKPGGTVVEGTAGNTGIGLAHICNAKGYKCLIIIPDTQSQEKIDALTALGAEVRPVPAVPYKDPNNYVKLSGRVAAELENAIWANQFDNLANRRAHYETTGPEIWTQTDGKIDAWTTATGTGGTYAGVALYLKEQNPAIKCVVADPLGSALYSYVKTGELNTEGNSITEGIGNGRVTANMEGAPADDAIQIDDKEALRVVYQLLRKDGLLMGGSTGINVGAAVALAKQLGPGHTIVTILCDSGSRYQSRIFNPEWLASKGLSID, via the coding sequence ATGGATATTAAGAATGGCTTCGTCGGCGCTGTTGGTAACACACCCCTAATTCGCTTAAACAGTTTCAGTGAAGAAACAGGATGTGAAATCCTCGCTAAAGCTGAATTTCTCAATCCTGGCGGTTCTGTCAAAGACCGCGCCGCACTTTATATTATCGAAGATGCAGAAGAGAAAGGTTTACTCAAACCCGGTGGCACAGTTGTAGAAGGAACTGCTGGTAATACTGGCATTGGACTGGCGCATATTTGCAACGCCAAAGGCTACAAATGCCTAATTATTATTCCCGATACTCAGTCACAAGAAAAAATAGACGCACTGACAGCACTAGGTGCAGAAGTTCGTCCCGTCCCTGCTGTACCCTACAAAGACCCAAATAACTACGTCAAGCTATCTGGCAGAGTCGCTGCTGAGTTAGAAAACGCTATTTGGGCTAATCAGTTTGATAACTTAGCCAACCGCCGCGCCCACTACGAAACCACAGGGCCGGAAATTTGGACACAGACAGATGGTAAAATAGATGCATGGACAACTGCAACTGGTACTGGTGGTACTTATGCTGGTGTGGCGTTGTACTTGAAAGAACAAAATCCGGCGATTAAATGCGTTGTTGCCGATCCATTGGGTAGCGCACTTTATAGCTATGTCAAAACCGGCGAACTCAATACAGAAGGAAATTCCATCACTGAAGGCATTGGTAACGGTCGTGTCACAGCCAATATGGAAGGCGCACCTGCTGATGATGCCATTCAAATCGATGACAAAGAAGCTTTACGGGTAGTTTACCAACTGCTAAGAAAAGATGGGTTGTTAATGGGCGGCTCAACAGGTATTAATGTTGGCGCAGCTGTTGCCCTAGCGAAGCAGTTGGGGCCAGGACATACCATTGTCACCATCTTATGTGATAGTGGTTCCCGGTATCAGTCGCGGATATTCAACCCTGAATGGCTAGCCTCAAAAGGACTTTCAATAGATTAA
- a CDS encoding dynamin family protein — protein sequence MSDQVATDRFIQDLERVAQVRSEISVCLSRLAETINQAELAGDSSSGKLSLERDIEDITIASKNLRKGVFRLLVLGDMKRGKSTFLNALIGENLLPSDVNPCTAVLTVLRYGPEKKVTIHFNDGKSPQQLDFQNFKYKYTIDPAEAKKLEQEKKQAFPDVDYAVVEYPLTLLEKGIEIVDSPGLNDTEARNELSLGYVNNCHAILFLMRASQPCTLGERRYLENYIKGRGLTVFFLVNAWDQVRESLIDPDDVEELQASENRLRQVFNANLAEYCTVEGQNIYDERVFELSSIQALRRRLKNPQADLDGTGFPKFMEALNTFLTRERAIAELRQVRTLARQACNHTREAVARRIPLLDQDVNELKKRIDSVEPEFNKLTGIRDEFQKEILNTRDTQARTISESFSGYVLNLGDTFETDFLRYQPELNLFDFLSSGKREAFNTALQKAFEQYITDKSAAWTLTAEKDINAAFKELSRSAAQYGASYSQVTDQITEKLTGQNVKVNTSTTPEEDNSPGWAKWAMGLLSLSKGNLAGFALAGAGFDWKNILLNYFTVIGIGGIITAVTGIFLGPIGFALLGLGVGFLQADQARKELVKTAKKELVKHLPQVAHEQSQVVYNAVKECFDSYEREVGKRINDDIISRKSELDNLVKQKQTREINREGEFNRLKNLQEDVIAQLQKIEAAYSNLLAYYS from the coding sequence ATGAGCGATCAAGTAGCAACTGACAGATTTATCCAAGATTTAGAGCGGGTTGCTCAAGTGCGATCGGAGATTTCTGTATGTTTGAGTAGACTGGCTGAAACAATTAATCAAGCTGAGTTGGCTGGAGACTCTTCATCGGGAAAACTCAGTTTAGAGCGAGATATTGAAGATATTACAATAGCTAGTAAAAATCTCCGTAAAGGTGTATTTCGCCTTTTAGTATTAGGCGATATGAAACGCGGGAAAAGTACGTTTCTCAATGCCTTAATTGGGGAAAACCTATTACCGAGCGATGTTAACCCTTGTACCGCAGTGTTAACAGTTTTACGCTATGGCCCAGAAAAGAAAGTTACCATTCATTTTAATGATGGAAAAAGCCCACAACAGCTAGACTTTCAGAACTTTAAATATAAATATACCATTGACCCGGCTGAAGCTAAAAAACTAGAGCAGGAGAAAAAACAAGCATTTCCCGATGTTGATTATGCAGTAGTTGAGTATCCCTTAACGTTACTAGAAAAGGGAATTGAAATTGTCGATAGTCCGGGATTGAATGATACAGAAGCGCGAAACGAATTATCTTTGGGTTATGTAAATAACTGCCATGCAATTTTGTTTTTAATGAGAGCTTCTCAACCTTGTACCTTGGGTGAGCGTCGCTACCTAGAAAATTATATCAAAGGTCGAGGATTGACAGTTTTCTTCTTAGTTAATGCTTGGGATCAGGTGCGAGAATCATTGATTGATCCTGATGATGTCGAAGAATTACAAGCATCTGAGAATAGATTACGGCAAGTATTTAACGCGAATTTAGCAGAATATTGTACTGTAGAAGGTCAGAATATTTATGACGAACGAGTGTTTGAGCTTTCGTCAATTCAAGCACTCAGACGACGGTTGAAAAATCCCCAGGCTGATTTAGACGGGACTGGCTTTCCAAAGTTTATGGAAGCCCTTAATACTTTTCTTACCAGAGAACGTGCGATCGCAGAACTCCGTCAAGTCAGAACCTTAGCAAGACAAGCCTGCAATCATACCCGCGAAGCAGTTGCTAGACGTATACCATTACTCGATCAAGATGTAAATGAATTAAAAAAACGGATTGATTCAGTGGAACCTGAGTTTAACAAGCTCACAGGTATTCGAGATGAATTCCAAAAAGAAATTCTCAATACCAGAGACACTCAAGCAAGAACGATTTCCGAATCTTTTAGCGGCTACGTTTTAAATTTAGGCGATACTTTTGAAACTGATTTCTTACGCTATCAGCCAGAATTAAATTTGTTTGATTTTCTCAGTAGTGGTAAACGAGAAGCATTTAACACCGCACTACAAAAAGCTTTTGAGCAATATATCACTGACAAATCTGCTGCTTGGACATTAACTGCTGAAAAAGATATCAATGCAGCTTTTAAAGAACTTTCTCGCAGTGCTGCACAATATGGCGCGTCTTACAGTCAAGTTACAGATCAAATCACAGAAAAGCTCACCGGACAAAATGTCAAAGTAAATACTAGTACTACACCTGAAGAAGATAACTCTCCCGGCTGGGCAAAATGGGCAATGGGATTGTTATCACTGTCTAAGGGAAATCTTGCTGGTTTTGCACTAGCAGGAGCCGGATTTGATTGGAAAAATATCTTGTTAAACTACTTTACTGTAATTGGCATTGGCGGGATAATTACAGCAGTGACAGGTATTTTTCTTGGCCCCATCGGGTTTGCACTACTAGGTTTAGGAGTAGGATTTTTGCAAGCAGATCAAGCGCGTAAAGAGTTAGTTAAAACGGCGAAGAAAGAGTTAGTTAAGCATCTTCCCCAAGTCGCCCATGAACAATCTCAGGTTGTATACAATGCTGTAAAAGAGTGTTTTGACTCTTACGAAAGAGAAGTGGGTAAGCGGATTAACGATGATATTATCTCTCGCAAATCTGAATTAGATAATTTAGTCAAGCAAAAACAAACGCGTGAAATAAATCGTGAGGGTGAGTTCAACCGTTTAAAAAACTTACAAGAAGATGTAATAGCCCAGTTGCAAAAAATTGAGGCAGCGTATAGCAATTTATTAGCTTATTATAGTTGA